The following are encoded together in the Tamandua tetradactyla isolate mTamTet1 chromosome 14, mTamTet1.pri, whole genome shotgun sequence genome:
- the RPL4 gene encoding large ribosomal subunit protein uL4 yields MACARPLISVYSEKGESSGKNVTLPAVFKAPIRPDIVNFVHTNLRKNNRQPYAVSELAGHQTSAESWGTGRAVARIPRVRGGGTHRSGQGAFGNMCRGGRMFAPTKTWRRWHRRVNTTQKRYAICSALAASALPALVMSKGHRIEEVPELPLVVEDKVEGYKKTKEAVLLLKKLKAWNDIKKVYASQRMRAGKGKMRNRRRIQRRGPCIIYNEDNGIIKAFRNIPGITLLNVSKLNILKLAPGGHVGRFCIWTESAFRKLDDLYGTWRKAASLKSDYNLPMHKMMNTDLSRILKSPEIQRALRAPRKKIHRRVLKKNPLKNLRIMLKLNPYAKTMRRNTILRQARNHKLRVDKAAAALEAKSDAKGVPGKKPVVGKKGKKAAGVKKKPQKQKPLGKKAASAKKPAEKKPATEEKKPAV; encoded by the exons ATG gCGTGTGCTCGCCCATTGATATCGGTGTACTCTGAAAAGGGGGAATCATCTGGCAAAAATGTTACTTTGCCTGCTGTATTCAAGGCTCCCATTAGACCGGATATTGTGAACTTTGTTCACACCAACTTGCGGAAAAACAACAGACAGCCCTATGCTGTCAGTGAGTTAGCAG GTCATCAAACCAGTGCTGAGTCCTGGGGCACTGGCAGAGCTGTGGCTCGAATTCCCAGAGTTCGAGGTGGTGGGACTCACCGATCTGGCCAGGGTGCTTTTGGAAAT ATGTGTCGTGGAGGCCGCATGTTTGCACCAACCAAAACATGGCGTCGATGGCACCGAAGAGTAAACACAACGCAGAAGCGATATGCCATCTGCTCTGCCCTGGCTGCTTCAGCCTTACCAGCACTGGTCATGTCTAAAG GTCATCGTATTGAGGAAGTTCCTGAACTTCCTTTGGTGGTCGAAGATAAAGTTGAAGGCTATAAGAAGACCAAGGAGGCTGTTTTGCTTCTTAAGAAACTCAAGGCCTGGAATGATATCAAAAAG GTCTATGCTTCTCAGCGGATGAGAGCTGGCAAGGGTAAAATGAGAAACCGTCGTCGCATACAGCGCAGGGGACCATGCATCATCTATAATGAGGACAATGGTATCATCAAGGCCTTCAGAAACATCCCTG GAATTACTCTGCTTAATGTAAGCAAGCTGAACATTTTGAAACTTGCTCCTGGTGGGCATGTGGGACGTTTCTGCATTTGGACTGAAAGTGCTTTCCGCAAGTTGGATGACCTGTATGGCACTTGGCGTAAAGCTGCCTCTCTAAAGAGTGACTACAA CCTTCCCATGCACAAGATGATGAATACAGACCTTAGCAGAATTTTGAAAAGCCCAGAGATCCAAAGAGCCCTCCGAGCACCACG CAAAAAGATTCATCGCAGAGTCCTAAAGAAGAATCCACTGAAAAATCTGAGAATCATGTTGAAACTGAACCCATATGCAAAGACCATGCGCCGAAACACCATTCTTCGCCAGGCCAGAAAT CATAAACTCAGGGTGGATAAAGCTGCAGCAGCACTAGAGGCCAAATCAGATGCGAAAGGGGTTCCAGGCAAAAAGCCTGTTGTggggaagaaagggaagaaggctGCTGGTGTTAAGAAGAAGCCCCAGAAGCAGAAGCCTTTGGGAAAGAAGGCTGCCTCCGCCAAGAAGCCAGCAGAAAAGAAACCTGCCACAGAAGAAAAGAAGCCTGCTGTCTAA
- the SNAPC5 gene encoding snRNA-activating protein complex subunit 5: MLSRLQELRKEEETLLRLKAALHDQLNRLKVEELALQSMISCRKGDEMLSSQPAPEPPQDMLVHVDNAASINQTALELSTRSHALEEEEEEEEEESDS; encoded by the exons ATGCTGAGCCGTCTTCAGGAGCTGCGCAAGGAGGAGGAGACATTGCTTCGATTGAAGGCAGCTCTGCACGATCAGCTGAACCGACTCAAG GTTGAAGAGCTTGCCCTTCAAtcaatgattagttgtagaaaaggAGATGAGATGCTGTCTTCTCAACCTGCACCTGAACCACCACAAGAT ATGTTGGTGCACGTAGATAATGCAGCATCAATCAACCAAACTGCACTCGAACTGAGCACAAGGAGCCATGCtctggaggaagaggaggaagaggaggaagaagagtcaGATTCTTGA